One window of the Thermococcus sp. P6 genome contains the following:
- the pyrE gene encoding orotate phosphoribosyltransferase codes for MGESRDRLIEMFFSEKAVLFGRFILTSGSESNYYINVKKLSTNPSALKLIAKLMAGEVLKAGISFDRVAGPELGAVPIATALALETGKPLVIVRKKPKEHGTGRQIEGEVNPGDRVLLVEDVTTTGGSVLRAARVLEDAGAEIVAISVVVDREEGSENNLKGYRFIPLLRVSELLARRNPG; via the coding sequence ATGGGCGAGTCCAGAGACAGGCTTATTGAGATGTTCTTTTCCGAAAAGGCCGTGCTCTTCGGCAGGTTCATCCTCACGTCCGGGAGTGAGAGCAACTACTACATAAACGTCAAGAAGCTCAGCACAAACCCCTCTGCCCTGAAGCTCATAGCGAAACTCATGGCCGGGGAAGTCCTGAAGGCGGGTATAAGCTTCGATCGAGTCGCTGGTCCCGAGCTCGGTGCCGTGCCTATAGCCACGGCGCTGGCCCTTGAAACCGGAAAACCCCTCGTCATAGTCAGGAAGAAGCCCAAGGAGCACGGCACCGGGAGGCAGATAGAGGGCGAGGTTAACCCGGGCGACAGGGTGCTCCTCGTTGAGGACGTTACGACAACGGGTGGGAGCGTTTTAAGGGCTGCCCGTGTTCTGGAGGATGCCGGGGCGGAGATAGTTGCGATAAGCGTTGTTGTGGACAGGGAGGAAGGGTCGGAGAACAATCTAAAGGGATACCGGTTCATCCCCCTCCTCAGGGTCTCCGAACTCCTGGCACGGAGGAACCCTGGGTAG
- a CDS encoding coiled-coil protein produces MQVKVDPEEIKRIKRELEALEKERNEIRAKLEEVEKELQIWTQRRNEKNNEVKELRQKGREYRDKRDGINRQIQELKKNREEINAKLDLLYQEILEYRTKRDEYNQLRRLKIPADKIKERIEKLEWELQTNPTIKPDREKQIVDQIQVLATELEIIQQAQKFHNKLVETRKKIDQLKKARRGINMEIRKLANQSQQFHEQMIKAFKGADEVKKEADEYHAKVVELYEKLRGIRKELREVERKIEDYNNRHKELIAYQLVARMRSQKGGSFEKAVEALEKFKRGEKLTLDELLLLQRYNLV; encoded by the coding sequence ATGCAGGTTAAGGTAGATCCAGAGGAAATTAAGAGGATCAAAAGGGAGCTGGAGGCCCTTGAAAAGGAGAGAAACGAGATAAGGGCCAAACTGGAGGAGGTGGAGAAGGAGCTTCAAATCTGGACCCAGAGGAGGAATGAAAAGAACAACGAGGTCAAGGAGCTGCGCCAGAAGGGACGTGAATACAGGGACAAGAGGGACGGGATAAACAGGCAGATACAGGAGCTCAAGAAGAACCGCGAGGAGATAAACGCCAAGCTCGACCTTCTCTACCAGGAGATACTCGAATACAGGACGAAGAGGGACGAGTACAACCAGCTCAGGCGCCTCAAGATCCCCGCGGATAAGATAAAGGAAAGGATAGAGAAGCTGGAATGGGAGCTTCAGACCAACCCGACGATAAAGCCCGATAGGGAGAAGCAGATAGTCGATCAGATTCAGGTTCTGGCCACGGAACTTGAGATAATCCAGCAGGCCCAGAAGTTCCACAACAAACTAGTGGAGACGAGGAAGAAGATAGACCAGCTCAAGAAGGCCAGAAGGGGCATAAACATGGAGATCCGGAAGCTTGCCAACCAGAGCCAGCAGTTCCACGAACAGATGATAAAGGCCTTCAAGGGAGCCGACGAGGTCAAGAAGGAGGCGGACGAGTACCACGCCAAGGTCGTCGAACTCTACGAGAAACTGAGGGGTATCAGAAAGGAACTCAGGGAAGTTGAGAGGAAGATAGAGGATTACAACAACAGGCACAAGGAGCTCATAGCCTACCAGCTCGTTGCCAGAATGCGCTCCCAGAAAGGCGGCAGCTTCGAGAAGGCCGTTGAAGCCCTCGAGAAGTTCAAGCGCGGTGAAAAGCTTACGCTGGATGAGCTGCTCCTCCTCCAGAGGTACAACCTCGTCTGA
- a CDS encoding DUF2079 domain-containing protein codes for MLTWLCLERYDSFGYRSLDLGIFTQSLASTLKGRFFYNTVEYQWHGVTSHFGAHNQPILFLLLPLYALFPSPKTLLTVQSLALASSIYLAFELAENEVGEERALALTVLYALNSSLLGIGIFEFHPVSLAVPLLLLGVIMWRRGRKLGFLLISLLLLSVKEDTALGVLSLAAYEILRSTGTIKERLEKNRMLIGIALLSLVWLFLGIKLFIPHFRTGGYIYAGLYDGFKLDSRKLLYFMVVNLTFGLLPLLRPENTVLLALPWAESLLSVRGTQTMIGFHYAYMIVPLSFIASVDTVKGRDLKDVLTPLLIAGILTSMATYPITSSPLLQNRYVVYAHTIDRPDERDATIWKIINVLKNSNCSIYTQPEFYPPLAGRLDVYLGSTDADVLLFDTKTYNGRKFKRRFGKAIANYILAYSKEGIEVYVRKDLTFLKCFESEEKEIPKRKGASNCYHG; via the coding sequence GTGTTAACGTGGCTCTGCCTGGAACGTTATGATTCGTTCGGGTACCGGAGTCTGGATCTGGGAATATTCACCCAGTCCCTTGCGAGCACCCTCAAAGGACGCTTCTTTTACAACACCGTCGAATATCAGTGGCACGGCGTTACCTCCCACTTTGGGGCCCACAACCAGCCGATTCTCTTCCTGCTCCTGCCCCTCTACGCTCTCTTTCCCTCCCCGAAGACTCTCCTCACCGTTCAGTCTCTCGCACTGGCATCTTCGATATACCTTGCCTTTGAACTGGCGGAGAACGAGGTGGGTGAGGAGAGAGCCCTTGCACTTACCGTTCTCTATGCGCTCAACTCATCCCTCCTCGGCATAGGGATCTTCGAGTTTCACCCGGTTTCACTGGCGGTACCCCTGCTCCTTCTGGGGGTTATAATGTGGCGCCGCGGCAGAAAGCTTGGCTTTTTGCTCATTTCCCTCCTCCTTCTCTCGGTAAAGGAGGACACCGCCCTCGGAGTTCTGAGCCTGGCGGCATACGAAATCCTGCGCTCTACCGGGACCATAAAAGAAAGGCTCGAGAAAAATAGAATGCTCATTGGGATAGCCCTCCTTTCCCTCGTCTGGCTTTTTCTGGGGATAAAACTCTTCATTCCCCACTTCAGAACAGGGGGCTACATATACGCAGGACTCTACGATGGTTTTAAACTGGATTCGAGGAAGCTTCTGTACTTCATGGTAGTGAACCTAACCTTCGGCCTGCTCCCCCTTTTACGTCCAGAGAACACCGTCCTCCTGGCACTCCCATGGGCGGAGTCCCTGCTCTCCGTTAGAGGAACCCAGACGATGATAGGTTTCCATTACGCCTACATGATAGTCCCCCTATCCTTTATCGCCTCCGTGGATACGGTTAAAGGCAGAGATCTAAAGGACGTACTCACCCCCCTTCTGATAGCGGGTATCCTGACGTCCATGGCGACTTATCCAATTACATCATCCCCCCTCCTCCAGAACAGGTATGTGGTCTATGCACACACCATCGATAGGCCTGACGAAAGGGACGCCACGATATGGAAGATTATAAACGTGCTTAAAAACTCGAACTGCTCCATTTACACCCAGCCCGAGTTCTATCCTCCACTGGCGGGTAGGCTCGATGTTTATCTGGGGTCTACCGATGCGGATGTACTGCTCTTTGATACGAAAACGTACAATGGCAGAAAGTTCAAAAGGCGATTTGGAAAAGCCATAGCGAATTACATCCTCGCATACTCAAAAGAGGGCATTGAAGTTTATGTAAGAAAAGACTTAACGTTTTTAAAATGCTTCGAATCTGAAGAAAAAGAGATACCGAAAAGAAAAGGCGCTTCAAATTGCTATCATGGTTGA
- the lrpA gene encoding HTH-type transcriptional regulator LrpA produces the protein MVDERDRIIIEMLIKDARTPFTEIAKVLGISETAVRKRVKALEEAGVIKQYTVVIDQSKLGYNLVSLTGVDTLPEKIFEVANRLKEFDFVRSVYLTSGDHMIMVEIWARDGEDLSDIISNRIGRIDGVTRVCPAIILERLK, from the coding sequence ATGGTTGACGAAAGGGATAGGATCATAATCGAGATGCTGATCAAGGATGCCCGAACGCCCTTCACGGAGATAGCCAAGGTTCTGGGCATCAGCGAGACGGCGGTAAGGAAACGCGTTAAGGCCCTCGAGGAGGCCGGGGTCATAAAGCAGTACACGGTCGTGATCGACCAGTCGAAGCTCGGCTACAATCTGGTCAGCCTGACGGGTGTCGATACCCTCCCGGAAAAGATATTCGAAGTTGCCAACCGGCTTAAGGAGTTCGATTTCGTCAGGAGCGTCTACCTCACCAGTGGCGACCACATGATAATGGTCGAGATATGGGCCAGAGACGGGGAGGACCTTTCCGACATAATCTCCAACAGGATAGGCAGGATAGACGGTGTAACCCGGGTCTGCCCGGCGATAATCCTCGAGAGGCTGAAGTGA
- a CDS encoding Rrf2 family transcriptional regulator produces MSVRSRDIVYKVLATKKRAMALQALSAELETPMPVVLKILKGLESDGLVEVFYGQDKAAIMARAKTIGELI; encoded by the coding sequence ATGTCCGTCAGGAGTAGGGATATCGTCTATAAGGTTCTTGCCACCAAGAAAAGGGCCATGGCCCTTCAGGCTCTGAGTGCGGAACTCGAAACCCCGATGCCCGTCGTTCTTAAAATCCTCAAAGGGCTTGAATCCGACGGTCTGGTGGAGGTCTTCTACGGGCAGGACAAAGCGGCCATAATGGCCAGGGCAAAGACCATCGGGGAGCTCATATGA
- a CDS encoding PEGA domain-containing protein, with translation MNKKALFIVFLLVGLFIPQAYPIGESHEKPGYLFVDAPAGLVADIRGVGSYITPVGLALPPGNYTLRIGGNVTVVAKVSMTSETVIHVNPGAIEDAVSGDGIVSIRAILNESANYSRERLNPPFNPLQEIPGCGFGDLYINIPKPVPMGLVERGPMDVYLIPNGTFLHLGDSKGQPCIEYVRVNAISTHMESVSNATYVVPWARLEINSVPGNLTFYVNGGHNRYIFYTPMGLYVPAILRDVHNATAVAFGGKTIRVPLIRRLDAHWVGVARDHYLVESLVKVTPNGTYRINVNMDKVELALRIERKPLKVLPLKVDSRPENASIVVTNGVLRAFSTTPATFFLPPGNYTVIASKGNLSACESVVMGNASNLLLKLHPASATLEIVTHPDNATVLLNGKEVEVRNLTLSPGRYNITLKAPGYLNRSMEVILAPNESRKIEIELEEEPAMVVVIHPSNDTGEIVSNGSNASVDTRIPIDTQTSPATPGSATRGSQNGSLWIKMALLAGNRGCVLSDAEGREVR, from the coding sequence ATGAATAAGAAAGCGCTTTTCATAGTTTTTCTGCTGGTTGGATTGTTCATTCCCCAAGCATATCCGATCGGGGAAAGTCATGAAAAACCCGGTTACCTGTTCGTTGATGCACCCGCCGGCCTCGTGGCGGACATAAGAGGGGTGGGCTCCTACATCACCCCCGTCGGTCTCGCCCTCCCCCCCGGGAACTACACCCTGCGGATAGGGGGGAACGTCACGGTTGTTGCGAAAGTGTCCATGACATCTGAAACCGTCATTCACGTGAACCCCGGGGCCATTGAGGATGCCGTTTCGGGGGATGGAATCGTTTCGATACGGGCCATCTTAAACGAGAGTGCCAACTACAGCAGGGAGAGGCTTAACCCTCCCTTTAACCCCCTTCAGGAAATACCTGGCTGCGGTTTCGGAGATCTTTATATAAACATCCCCAAACCGGTCCCCATGGGTCTTGTGGAGAGGGGACCGATGGATGTGTACCTTATTCCAAACGGGACGTTTTTGCATCTTGGTGATTCAAAAGGGCAGCCCTGCATTGAGTACGTTAGGGTTAACGCCATATCAACGCATATGGAAAGCGTTAGCAACGCCACCTACGTTGTTCCGTGGGCGCGGCTGGAAATAAATTCCGTTCCCGGGAATCTAACATTCTACGTCAACGGGGGCCACAACAGATACATCTTCTACACTCCGATGGGCCTCTACGTTCCAGCAATTCTACGGGATGTCCATAACGCCACTGCCGTGGCTTTCGGGGGAAAAACCATAAGGGTCCCCTTGATCCGCAGACTCGATGCCCATTGGGTTGGAGTAGCAAGGGATCACTACCTCGTCGAAAGCCTCGTGAAGGTTACCCCAAACGGGACGTACCGCATCAACGTGAACATGGATAAAGTGGAGCTCGCGCTGAGGATCGAGAGAAAGCCCCTGAAGGTTTTACCCCTTAAAGTGGATTCCAGACCGGAAAACGCCTCGATTGTGGTTACCAACGGCGTCCTTAGGGCTTTCTCCACCACCCCGGCAACGTTCTTTCTGCCCCCCGGGAACTACACTGTCATAGCATCAAAGGGTAACCTCTCGGCCTGTGAATCTGTAGTCATGGGTAACGCCTCAAACCTTCTCCTGAAGCTTCACCCAGCAAGCGCGACCCTCGAGATAGTAACCCATCCGGACAACGCAACGGTGCTCCTGAACGGCAAGGAAGTAGAAGTTAGAAACCTCACGCTCAGCCCCGGGCGATACAACATTACCCTGAAAGCCCCGGGTTATCTCAATAGGAGCATGGAGGTAATCCTGGCCCCTAACGAATCCAGGAAAATAGAGATTGAGCTTGAGGAGGAGCCCGCGATGGTCGTGGTCATACACCCCTCCAACGATACCGGCGAGATAGTATCCAACGGGAGCAATGCTTCCGTGGACACCCGGATCCCCATTGATACTCAAACTTCCCCGGCCACTCCCGGCAGCGCCACCCGGGGTTCTCAGAACGGTTCCCTCTGGATCAAGATGGCTCTCCTTGCGGGGAATCGTGGGTGTGTTTTATCTGATGCTGAGGGCCGGGAGGTGAGATGA
- a CDS encoding ABC transporter ATP-binding protein gives MITARKLTKRFGKLVALNSVDLEIGDGLTLILGPNGGGKSTFLNLCAGLYRPSEGEIKVFGENPWSNDRLRRRMGFSFDPPALPKHRTAREWLGYLAEVKGLDEDEILRAAELFSAAGYLDRKMGEYSAGMLKRVSLAQAFLGKPRLVLLDEPLANLDLSGICEVAKIIGEQAERGTNMLVVSHIWRPLVEFADRLVVIAAGRVALTGTPEEVIPQIEGI, from the coding sequence ATGATAACCGCAAGGAAACTCACAAAGCGGTTCGGCAAGCTGGTTGCCCTGAATTCGGTGGACCTTGAAATTGGCGATGGGCTAACCCTCATTCTCGGTCCCAATGGTGGCGGAAAGAGCACCTTCCTTAACCTCTGCGCCGGCCTGTACCGGCCGAGCGAGGGAGAAATAAAAGTGTTTGGAGAAAACCCGTGGAGCAACGATAGGCTGAGGAGAAGGATGGGCTTCTCCTTTGATCCTCCCGCCCTGCCAAAGCACAGAACGGCCAGGGAATGGCTTGGATACCTTGCAGAGGTTAAGGGGCTGGATGAAGACGAGATCCTGAGGGCGGCGGAGCTCTTCTCCGCTGCTGGATACCTTGACAGGAAGATGGGGGAGTACTCAGCAGGCATGCTCAAGAGGGTCAGTCTCGCCCAAGCGTTCCTCGGGAAACCAAGGCTGGTGCTCCTGGACGAGCCTCTGGCAAACCTCGACCTCTCGGGGATCTGCGAAGTGGCAAAGATCATAGGCGAGCAAGCGGAGAGGGGAACCAACATGCTCGTGGTCTCCCACATCTGGCGACCGCTGGTTGAATTTGCAGATAGACTGGTGGTCATAGCCGCTGGGAGGGTGGCGCTAACCGGAACCCCTGAGGAGGTGATCCCTCAGATCGAGGGGATCTAA
- the rlmD gene encoding 23S rRNA (uracil(1939)-C(5))-methyltransferase RlmD: MRGVVEGLDNEGLGIVRLGRREIHVPFTAPGDVVEVKRWRRKKRTLVATEFEVVEPSSTRTEPKCPYFGTCGGCLLQHVPYGEQIRFKSEKLLKILGFEVDVIPSPRIYGHRNRIDVVISTGGIGFRRRGTWWDVVDITGCPVFGSSSERVLRSLREFIEDFKLSLYGIRENEGFLRYVVIREGKFTGELMVNLVTSEGSLPEEFPGYFDYATSVYWSVNRTPSDVSYGDVERFWGSEFIRERIGDVTYLIHPNSFFQTNSYAAVRLVEEVIELAEGGRVLDLYSGVGTFGVWLAKRGFTVEGIEMNPFAVEMAVRNAELNGVKATFKTGRDRDVENLSKYDTVVVDPPRAGLHPKLIGKILRDKPENLIYVSCNPKTLAGNLEELSKAYEIEKAIGLDMFPHTPHVETVVKLKLRV; this comes from the coding sequence ATGCGCGGTGTCGTTGAGGGGCTCGACAACGAGGGCCTTGGGATCGTGAGGCTTGGGAGGAGGGAAATCCACGTCCCGTTCACCGCTCCCGGGGATGTGGTAGAGGTAAAGCGGTGGAGAAGGAAGAAGAGAACCCTCGTGGCGACCGAGTTTGAGGTGGTGGAACCCTCTTCCACAAGAACCGAGCCGAAATGCCCCTACTTTGGAACCTGTGGGGGTTGCCTTCTCCAGCACGTTCCCTACGGGGAGCAGATAAGGTTCAAATCCGAAAAACTGCTGAAGATCCTCGGTTTTGAAGTTGACGTTATCCCCTCACCCCGGATATACGGGCACAGAAACCGCATCGATGTTGTCATTTCGACAGGAGGGATAGGGTTCAGAAGACGTGGCACGTGGTGGGATGTGGTGGACATAACCGGCTGTCCCGTCTTCGGAAGCTCGAGTGAAAGGGTCCTCCGCTCCCTGAGGGAGTTCATCGAGGACTTTAAGCTTTCCCTGTACGGGATACGCGAGAACGAGGGTTTTCTGAGGTACGTGGTTATCAGGGAGGGCAAGTTCACGGGGGAGCTGATGGTAAACCTCGTTACCTCCGAGGGGAGCCTTCCGGAGGAGTTTCCCGGGTACTTTGACTACGCCACCTCCGTTTACTGGAGCGTTAACAGAACCCCGAGCGACGTTTCCTACGGCGACGTGGAGAGGTTCTGGGGGTCCGAGTTCATACGCGAGAGGATAGGCGACGTTACCTACCTCATCCACCCGAACAGCTTCTTCCAGACGAACAGCTACGCCGCTGTGAGGCTGGTCGAGGAGGTGATCGAGCTGGCCGAGGGCGGGAGGGTGCTCGACCTCTATTCCGGTGTCGGAACCTTCGGGGTCTGGCTTGCAAAGAGGGGCTTCACCGTCGAGGGTATCGAGATGAACCCCTTCGCCGTGGAGATGGCCGTCAGAAACGCGGAACTGAACGGCGTTAAGGCCACCTTCAAAACCGGAAGGGACAGGGACGTTGAAAACCTTTCGAAATACGATACCGTGGTTGTGGATCCGCCGAGGGCCGGGTTGCACCCCAAACTCATAGGTAAGATCCTGAGGGATAAGCCCGAAAACCTCATCTACGTCTCGTGCAATCCTAAAACCCTCGCTGGCAACCTTGAGGAGCTTTCAAAGGCCTACGAGATAGAAAAGGCCATTGGACTGGACATGTTTCCCCACACGCCCCACGTCGAAACAGTTGTAAAACTTAAGCTTAGGGTTTAA
- the arcS gene encoding archaeosine synthase subunit alpha, protein MEVIRHEGPGRLGLVRIGERTFSTPALAGVDFTLSRFNSFFHPSEPGDYDFNLAPSIPLGFYTPGEVIEKALERLRGVNYRDFNAFYFPALRRTEYLKELFEIIEANNFDAIYLGNSKILVREYRYFVKTLRELRERFPNTMIITDLEPFFYPLAVYLGVDAFDTRSLRLYDFEGKGFNPYAPVVWGEGGNSLDFARETILLIRKSLKEGKLRYLVENYFSTQYHAGILRIADVENPDYLEKYTPIQTETIYFISDASVRRPEVRRWHERVLERFEPPENTELVLLLPCSAKKPYSSSRSHILYRKAIKEALGPGASRVHELILTSPFGVVPREWEWLARYDIVVTGHWSEEEINSAAELLARTLEKYPDLPVVAHLDEAYVEIARRAGDIAGREIIFTEVRNGTTSGESLESLRETLGNFELEGSGEDRRYRHFENLRKVFDFYFGPGAGKAILPDEGQVKGSKMLRLFVNGKQTGTFREGVISVTPFGMERIYERLKAYYVRIDFELRGDVFAVGVEEADERIRPGDIVGVVRDEKVVGVGRAVLNGEEMMRAKRGVAVKVRKKA, encoded by the coding sequence ATGGAAGTTATCAGGCACGAGGGGCCCGGGAGGCTGGGCCTCGTAAGGATCGGGGAGCGCACGTTCTCAACCCCCGCCCTGGCCGGGGTAGACTTCACTCTGTCCCGGTTCAACTCCTTCTTCCATCCCTCCGAACCCGGTGATTACGACTTCAACCTCGCCCCTTCCATACCCCTTGGCTTCTACACACCGGGAGAGGTCATAGAGAAGGCCCTGGAGAGACTCCGGGGTGTGAACTACAGGGATTTTAACGCCTTCTACTTTCCAGCCCTGAGGAGAACGGAATACCTGAAGGAGCTCTTCGAGATAATAGAGGCCAATAACTTCGACGCCATCTACCTCGGCAACTCGAAGATCCTCGTCAGGGAATACCGCTACTTTGTGAAGACCCTCAGGGAGCTCCGGGAGAGGTTTCCGAACACCATGATAATAACCGATCTGGAGCCCTTTTTCTATCCGCTGGCGGTTTACCTCGGCGTTGACGCCTTCGACACCCGCTCCCTCAGGTTGTACGACTTCGAGGGGAAGGGCTTCAACCCATACGCCCCCGTAGTCTGGGGGGAGGGCGGTAACTCCCTCGACTTCGCCCGTGAGACGATCCTCCTGATAAGAAAATCCCTGAAAGAGGGGAAACTCCGCTATCTCGTTGAGAACTACTTCTCAACCCAGTACCACGCGGGCATATTGAGAATAGCGGACGTTGAAAACCCCGATTACCTCGAGAAGTACACCCCAATTCAAACGGAGACGATCTATTTCATAAGCGACGCCTCCGTCAGAAGGCCCGAGGTAAGGAGGTGGCATGAGAGGGTTCTGGAGAGGTTCGAACCGCCGGAGAACACGGAACTGGTCCTCCTGCTGCCGTGCTCCGCCAAAAAGCCCTACTCCTCCTCACGCTCCCACATCCTTTACCGGAAGGCCATTAAGGAAGCCCTCGGCCCGGGAGCGAGCAGGGTGCACGAGCTTATCCTGACCTCACCCTTCGGCGTGGTCCCGAGGGAGTGGGAGTGGCTGGCCAGATACGATATCGTGGTTACAGGCCACTGGAGCGAGGAGGAGATAAACTCCGCGGCGGAGCTTTTAGCAAGGACTCTCGAAAAGTATCCCGATCTGCCCGTTGTTGCACACCTCGATGAGGCGTACGTTGAAATAGCCCGGAGAGCGGGCGATATTGCCGGGAGGGAGATAATCTTCACGGAAGTCAGGAACGGAACCACCAGCGGGGAGAGCCTTGAGTCCCTCAGGGAGACGCTGGGGAACTTCGAGCTCGAGGGGAGCGGGGAGGATAGGAGGTACCGCCACTTCGAGAACCTGAGGAAGGTGTTTGACTTCTACTTTGGCCCGGGAGCCGGAAAGGCCATCCTTCCGGATGAGGGGCAGGTAAAGGGCTCAAAGATGCTCCGCCTCTTCGTGAATGGGAAACAGACCGGAACCTTTAGGGAGGGCGTGATAAGCGTCACCCCCTTTGGAATGGAGAGGATATACGAAAGGCTCAAAGCTTACTACGTGAGGATTGACTTCGAACTTCGCGGTGACGTGTTTGCGGTGGGCGTTGAGGAGGCCGACGAGAGGATAAGGCCTGGTGACATCGTGGGCGTTGTGAGGGACGAAAAGGTCGTAGGCGTCGGCAGGGCCGTCCTCAACGGCGAGGAGATGATGAGGGCAAAGAGGGGCGTTGCGGTAAAAGTTAGAAAAAAAGCTTAA
- a CDS encoding ABC transporter permease, giving the protein MRSHVKWELEDPYNIAVFMFGFIMLGITFFSRLTASAVEFMVSGPDQVVAVSSTNTLGMILPRLGTEGYSIFALTGALLVALMLRYDRDTGVAKSVYSLPVRNHLVVLSKWFSAITLLFLAATLSAFLAFIYVYGDVPGLIKRALLDEGFLAGYLIYWAMMVFYVLSLSALVAILLPNTFAALLGSITLLYLPLVLKLRSLPPAVIDDAFFKAYTTHFSPGDRIAAFINGSFYMGLLLPVVMLGAALLLSEWRDVS; this is encoded by the coding sequence ATGAGGAGCCATGTAAAATGGGAGCTTGAGGATCCCTACAACATCGCCGTCTTCATGTTCGGCTTTATCATGCTCGGCATCACCTTCTTCTCCCGCCTGACAGCCAGCGCCGTGGAATTCATGGTCTCCGGGCCCGACCAAGTTGTAGCGGTCAGTTCCACCAACACCCTGGGCATGATCCTCCCGAGGCTGGGCACCGAGGGCTACAGCATATTCGCCCTCACCGGAGCCCTTCTCGTCGCCCTGATGCTCCGATACGACAGGGACACGGGGGTTGCCAAAAGTGTTTACAGCCTGCCCGTTAGGAACCACTTGGTGGTCCTCTCCAAGTGGTTCTCGGCCATAACACTCCTCTTCCTCGCCGCGACTCTGTCGGCCTTCTTAGCCTTTATCTACGTTTACGGGGACGTTCCGGGTTTGATTAAGAGGGCTTTACTCGACGAGGGCTTCCTTGCGGGTTACCTCATCTACTGGGCGATGATGGTGTTCTACGTGCTGTCCCTGTCAGCCCTGGTGGCGATACTCCTTCCGAACACATTCGCCGCCCTTCTGGGAAGCATCACGCTCCTTTACCTACCCCTTGTCCTGAAACTTAGAAGCCTTCCACCGGCGGTAATTGACGACGCGTTCTTCAAGGCCTACACAACCCACTTCTCCCCGGGCGATAGGATAGCGGCTTTCATCAACGGCTCCTTTTACATGGGGCTTCTGCTCCCAGTGGTGATGCTTGGAGCGGCTCTCCTGCTCAGCGAGTGGAGGGATGTCTCATGA
- a CDS encoding class I SAM-dependent methyltransferase, with amino-acid sequence MGFRERYSRLGWRYERIAGPLERAFDPLRRKATSFVSGKVLEIGVGTGLMLPYYPPDVELHAVDAVPEMVEAARKRARELGLNARFYVMDAERLEFPDESFDTVVSPFVFCTIPNPERAMKELYRVLKPGGRAIFLEHTKSDSRLLNWLFLKPLDVFLGFLLNDNTLRETHRLVERYFRIEHAESHYHGILRLIVGRKEKTFKVG; translated from the coding sequence ATGGGCTTCAGGGAGAGGTACTCGCGACTGGGATGGAGGTACGAGAGGATTGCCGGCCCGCTGGAGAGGGCCTTCGATCCGCTGAGGAGGAAAGCCACCAGCTTCGTTTCAGGAAAGGTCCTCGAGATAGGCGTTGGGACGGGTCTGATGCTTCCCTATTACCCCCCTGACGTGGAGCTTCACGCCGTGGATGCCGTTCCCGAGATGGTGGAGGCGGCCAGAAAAAGGGCCCGGGAGCTCGGTCTTAACGCCAGATTCTACGTCATGGACGCCGAAAGGCTCGAGTTCCCCGATGAAAGCTTCGATACCGTCGTTAGCCCCTTCGTCTTCTGCACCATACCGAACCCGGAGAGGGCCATGAAAGAGCTTTACCGCGTCCTCAAGCCCGGGGGTAGGGCCATCTTCCTCGAGCACACGAAGAGCGACTCCCGGCTTTTGAACTGGCTTTTCCTGAAGCCTCTGGACGTTTTCCTCGGGTTCCTTCTGAACGACAACACCCTGCGGGAGACCCACAGGCTCGTGGAGAGGTACTTCAGAATCGAGCACGCGGAAAGCCACTACCACGGGATCCTGAGGCTCATCGTTGGCAGGAAGGAAAAAACTTTTAAAGTGGGGTGA
- a CDS encoding DUF2103 domain-containing protein: protein MPRHFKKGVKREHHFLNGLEKKLEEIAAIPGVKKVIPGRIYASDSRGFEIKVTRETKTGLKLVAKSDGSVQEVFLVVDRKDRKEVWREIERKMGTG from the coding sequence ATGCCCAGGCATTTCAAAAAAGGCGTTAAGAGGGAACACCACTTTCTCAACGGGCTTGAGAAGAAGCTTGAGGAGATAGCGGCCATTCCGGGGGTCAAAAAGGTCATCCCCGGGAGGATATACGCGAGCGACTCGAGGGGCTTTGAGATAAAGGTAACGCGGGAGACAAAGACCGGCCTAAAGCTCGTGGCCAAGAGCGACGGAAGCGTTCAGGAGGTATTTCTGGTCGTGGACAGGAAGGACAGGAAGGAAGTGTGGCGGGAAATCGAGAGGAAAATGGGCACGGGTTAA